From the genome of Gammaproteobacteria bacterium, one region includes:
- a CDS encoding transcriptional regulator, protein MYELLLSRVRLAVIAELVSVEWATFTQLQRSVRTTNGNLSAHLAKLIDGGYVTERKRFVRRRPQTRYRLTEVGRTALVRHVEQLQAIIASEPPAEGESPPTRSAG, encoded by the coding sequence ATGTATGAACTCCTGCTCTCCCGCGTGCGTCTGGCGGTCATCGCGGAGCTGGTGTCGGTGGAGTGGGCTACCTTCACCCAACTTCAGCGATCGGTTAGGACCACCAACGGCAACCTGAGCGCCCACTTGGCCAAGCTGATTGACGGCGGCTACGTCACTGAGCGCAAGCGTTTCGTGCGCCGTCGCCCGCAGACCCGCTACCGGCTCACTGAGGTAGGCCGTACCGCGCTCGTGCGACACGTCGAGCAGCTGCAGGCCATTATCGCTTCCGAGCCCCCGGCCGAAGGCGAAAGCCCGCCGACGCGCTCTGCAGGGTGA
- a CDS encoding alpha/beta fold hydrolase, with translation MVLRMIVAGGCVIASPAQAQEPDPASRGSIEGEWAGAVALPVGELPFSVTFEQAGGVFSATMDIPAQGAMGLPLIAVSYVDGRVHFELDSPIGRAVWDGAHAGDMIEGEFTQGGLTTTFSASRAGAGESESEEPVPYDVEEVSFQNGETHLEGTLTLPEGAGPFPGVVLITGSGPQDRDQVVFGFPVFRVLSDHLTRQGIAVLRYDDRGVGGSTGSVSGSTTVDFAGDALAGLARLSEHPDVDPDRVGLAGHSEGAIVAAVAASRSDAVRFVVWLAGSTVPGTEILYEQASAIARAGGVSEDRIEWNTDFQRRLFAAVEAGDALDAYREELEVALREALDEMTEEERGAISDEEAYVQAQIDGQINQVETPWFRFFLTYDPTESLRGTRVPVLALFGGLDLQVVVDQNRPPLETALAGNPDVTVEVFPRANHLFQAATTGSPSEYGVLEHNFVEGFLDTISDWILARFGGR, from the coding sequence ATGGTCCTGAGGATGATTGTGGCAGGCGGGTGTGTGATCGCCTCTCCGGCTCAGGCGCAGGAGCCGGACCCCGCGAGCCGGGGGAGCATCGAGGGGGAGTGGGCGGGAGCCGTGGCCCTGCCGGTGGGAGAGTTGCCCTTCTCGGTCACCTTCGAGCAGGCCGGCGGCGTGTTTTCCGCCACGATGGATATCCCCGCGCAGGGCGCGATGGGCCTGCCGCTCATCGCCGTCTCCTACGTGGATGGCCGCGTGCATTTCGAACTCGATTCCCCGATCGGGCGCGCCGTCTGGGACGGAGCCCATGCGGGCGACATGATCGAGGGCGAGTTCACGCAGGGAGGCTTGACGACAACCTTTTCCGCCTCGCGGGCCGGCGCCGGAGAGTCCGAGTCCGAGGAGCCGGTTCCGTACGATGTTGAAGAGGTGTCGTTCCAGAACGGGGAAACCCACCTGGAGGGCACGCTGACGCTGCCGGAGGGGGCGGGGCCGTTCCCGGGCGTGGTCCTGATCACGGGGTCGGGGCCTCAGGATCGGGATCAGGTCGTGTTCGGCTTCCCGGTCTTCCGGGTGCTTTCCGATCATCTCACGAGGCAGGGGATCGCGGTCCTCCGGTACGACGATCGCGGCGTGGGCGGCTCGACGGGGAGCGTCTCCGGCTCGACGACGGTCGACTTCGCGGGCGACGCGCTGGCCGGCCTCGCACGGCTGTCGGAGCATCCGGACGTCGATCCCGACCGAGTGGGTCTCGCGGGACACAGCGAGGGGGCCATCGTGGCGGCCGTGGCGGCCTCGCGTTCGGACGCCGTCCGGTTCGTCGTGTGGCTGGCGGGTTCAACCGTTCCCGGCACGGAGATCCTGTACGAGCAGGCCTCGGCCATCGCCCGCGCGGGCGGCGTGAGCGAGGACCGTATCGAATGGAACACCGACTTCCAGCGCCGACTGTTCGCGGCCGTGGAAGCCGGAGACGCTCTCGACGCCTACCGTGAGGAGTTGGAAGTCGCGCTTCGGGAAGCGCTCGACGAAATGACCGAAGAGGAGCGCGGGGCGATCTCCGACGAGGAAGCCTACGTGCAGGCCCAGATCGACGGGCAGATCAACCAGGTGGAAACTCCCTGGTTCCGCTTCTTCCTCACATACGATCCGACCGAGAGCCTTCGCGGCACGCGGGTGCCGGTGCTCGCGCTCTTCGGCGGACTGGACCTGCAGGTGGTCGTCGACCAGAATCGCCCGCCTCTGGAAACGGCGCTGGCCGGCAATCCGGACGTGACCGTGGAGGTGTTCCCGCGCGCCAATCATCTCTTCCAGGCAGCGACCACCGGATCACCCTCCGAGTACGGAGTGCTGGAACACAACTTCGTCGAAGGCTTCCTCGACACGATCTCGGACTGGATCCTCGCTCGCTTCGGTGGCCGCTAA
- a CDS encoding HU family DNA-binding protein — MNKKEMAAALAQQANLSQAKAADVLNCIFDTSGGSGIIAGELDAGGKVTLPGFGSFGVKSRAARTGTNPATGQKITIAAKKYAYFKPGKPLRDRVAGG, encoded by the coding sequence ATGAACAAGAAGGAAATGGCGGCCGCTCTCGCGCAGCAGGCCAACCTCTCCCAGGCGAAGGCAGCGGACGTGCTCAACTGCATCTTCGACACAAGCGGCGGATCGGGCATCATCGCCGGCGAACTCGACGCGGGTGGCAAGGTGACGCTCCCCGGGTTCGGCAGCTTCGGGGTCAAGTCGCGCGCCGCGCGCACCGGGACCAACCCGGCCACCGGCCAAAAGATCACCATCGCGGCGAAGAAGTACGCGTATTTCAAGCCCGGCAAGCCGTTGCGGGACCGGGTAGCAGGGGGATAG
- a CDS encoding DUF1028 domain-containing protein: protein MRRLLLALAFVLLVPSTALATWSIIAIDLNTGRVVIASATCAATGPDQLKLLQAVVVPGVGVAAAQAGVDRTHENQKLIFAELQNGTDPVEIIRMLEEDPNIERRQFGIIDMQGRTAGRSGEGNRAVSLDIQGRSSDNILYSVQGNIIATTEALTEPARIMQEGSDDVIDRVMRAMERADELGGDSRCTCETEPLPEAYADCNGKTSHVAYILAADPEDTLGEFADNHPENLRAPYNDGDYHLYISAIPTNTLPHEDANPVRTLRMRYDAWRASAGG from the coding sequence ATGAGACGCCTGCTCCTCGCTCTTGCCTTCGTCCTCCTGGTGCCCTCCACGGCGCTCGCCACCTGGTCGATCATCGCCATCGATCTCAACACCGGGCGCGTCGTGATCGCCTCCGCCACCTGCGCGGCGACCGGGCCCGACCAGCTCAAGCTGCTGCAGGCGGTGGTCGTGCCCGGCGTGGGCGTGGCCGCCGCCCAGGCGGGCGTGGACCGCACCCACGAGAACCAGAAGCTCATCTTCGCCGAGCTGCAGAACGGCACCGATCCCGTCGAGATCATCCGCATGCTGGAGGAGGATCCCAACATCGAACGCCGCCAATTCGGCATCATCGACATGCAGGGCCGCACCGCCGGACGCTCGGGCGAGGGCAACCGGGCCGTGTCGCTGGACATCCAGGGGCGCAGCTCGGACAACATCCTCTACTCGGTCCAGGGCAACATCATCGCCACGACCGAGGCGCTCACCGAGCCCGCGCGCATCATGCAGGAGGGCAGCGACGACGTCATTGACCGCGTCATGCGCGCCATGGAGAGGGCCGACGAACTGGGCGGCGACAGCCGCTGCACCTGCGAGACCGAGCCCCTGCCGGAGGCCTACGCCGACTGCAACGGCAAGACCTCGCACGTCGCCTACATCCTCGCCGCGGATCCGGAAGACACGCTGGGCGAATTCGCCGACAACCATCCCGAGAACCTGCGCGCGCCCTACAACGACGGGGACTACCACCTCTATATCTCGGCCATCCCGACGAACACGCTGCCGCATGAGGATGCCAATCCGGTCCGAACCCTGCGCATGCGGTATGATGCGTGGAGGGCGTCCGCCGGGGGTTAG
- a CDS encoding DUF2188 domain-containing protein, translating into MPRKRNQHVVPTKDGWAVKRAGSQKATKVFGTQQEAIDRGREIARNQQSELLIHGRDGRIREKNTYGRDPYPPTG; encoded by the coding sequence ATGCCAAGGAAGCGTAACCAGCACGTTGTCCCAACGAAGGATGGGTGGGCCGTCAAGCGCGCAGGTAGCCAGAAGGCAACGAAGGTGTTTGGCACCCAACAGGAAGCAATCGACAGGGGACGTGAGATCGCTAGGAATCAACAGTCCGAGCTGTTGATCCACGGACGCGATGGGAGGATCCGGGAGAAGAACACATACGGCCGAGACCCCTACCCGCCGACGGGATGA
- a CDS encoding integrase core domain-containing protein → MEEIRTVLKPSPFLGEGHRKVKARLAAREIRVGKNRVLRLMREHGLLAPVRRGHPRGDRTHSGRIRTGRPDELWGTDASRFWTKAEGWCWFFAAVDHCTSDVVGWHVAKKGDRWAALEPVRQGVRGHMGGFGKAIALGLGLRHDWGSQYRARQFQAEIKWLGIRSTPAYVGEPECNGVAERFIRTLKEECIHLHDFETLEEARAVIGAFIERYNNGWLLQRHGYMTPARAREKLSRKAA, encoded by the coding sequence GTGGAAGAGATCCGGACGGTGCTGAAGCCGAGTCCGTTCCTCGGCGAGGGCCACCGGAAGGTGAAGGCGCGCCTTGCGGCCAGGGAGATCCGGGTCGGCAAGAACCGTGTGCTCAGGCTGATGCGGGAGCACGGGTTGCTGGCGCCGGTGCGGCGGGGCCATCCCCGAGGGGACCGGACCCACAGCGGCCGGATCCGGACCGGAAGGCCGGACGAACTCTGGGGCACGGACGCGTCGCGGTTCTGGACGAAGGCGGAGGGCTGGTGCTGGTTCTTCGCGGCCGTCGACCACTGCACCTCGGACGTCGTCGGCTGGCACGTCGCGAAGAAGGGCGACCGCTGGGCGGCGCTGGAGCCGGTCCGCCAGGGGGTGCGGGGCCACATGGGCGGCTTCGGCAAGGCGATCGCCCTGGGTCTCGGTCTGCGCCACGACTGGGGCTCGCAGTACAGGGCCAGGCAGTTCCAGGCCGAGATCAAGTGGCTCGGCATCCGCTCCACACCGGCCTACGTGGGTGAGCCCGAGTGCAACGGCGTCGCGGAGCGCTTCATCCGCACCCTCAAGGAGGAGTGCATCCATCTGCACGACTTCGAAACCCTCGAGGAGGCCAGAGCGGTGATCGGGGCCTTCATCGAGCGCTACAACAACGGCTGGCTCCTCCAGCGGCACGGGTACATGACCCCGGCCCGTGCCCGCGAGAAGCTCAGCCGGAAGGCGGCCTGA
- a CDS encoding sigma-70 family RNA polymerase sigma factor, giving the protein MLVVRAQRGERAAFGELVTRYMRRAYHVALGLVGNHDDALDLSQEAFARAFRARARIDPERPFFPWLYHIIRRLCFNHTRDQRSRRLTLEKAGGWLTDTTMGRRPLRPDRAVERAELREQVGEAIGRLAEREREMLVLREFEELGYREIAELLGIPIGTVMSRLYQARRSLAREIETAGARPRQEGGAADE; this is encoded by the coding sequence GTGCTCGTTGTTCGCGCGCAGCGTGGCGAGCGCGCGGCCTTCGGCGAACTCGTAACACGATACATGCGGCGCGCCTACCATGTCGCGCTCGGCCTCGTGGGGAACCACGACGACGCGCTGGACCTGTCCCAGGAGGCGTTCGCCAGGGCGTTCCGCGCGCGCGCCAGGATCGACCCCGAACGTCCCTTCTTCCCCTGGCTGTACCACATCATCCGACGACTCTGTTTCAACCATACACGGGACCAGCGGTCACGCCGCCTGACACTGGAGAAGGCGGGCGGTTGGCTTACCGATACGACGATGGGCCGGCGCCCTCTCAGGCCCGACCGGGCGGTGGAGCGCGCCGAACTGCGCGAACAGGTCGGCGAGGCCATCGGACGCCTGGCGGAGCGGGAGCGGGAGATGCTCGTCCTGAGAGAGTTCGAAGAACTCGGCTACCGGGAGATCGCCGAGTTGCTGGGCATTCCCATCGGAACTGTGATGTCCCGGCTCTATCAGGCGCGGCGGTCCCTCGCGCGCGAGATCGAAACGGCCGGAGCCCGGCCCCGCCAGGAGGGAGGTGCGGCCGATGAGTGA
- the nrfD gene encoding polysulfide reductase NrfD — MNPSAPSPVETAGEPRAHDETAGRAARWAKVIDHSRCIGCHACTTACKSENEVPLGVTRTYVKYVDAGHFPRIRRAFQVTRCNQCEDAPCVTACPTSAMYRRSDGIVDFDKEACIGCKACIAACPYDAIFINPEDHSAEKCNFCAHRLDIGLEPACVVVCPTEAILVGDLNDPLAKVTRMVHEDALTVRRPEKETRPKLFYKDARQATLDPLAAARPEGGLFMWSEQGSGADQVTSGHPGPGNSSAAAILSYDVPHSAPWDARVSLYTWTKSIAAGAYLAPLLLILFGALSWTDPLWLFGAPLLAMAFLAVTTGLLIWDLEHPWRFHYILLRPQWRSWLVRGGFVLAGFGAVLAGHLGAAWAGASGVVRVLALAGVPLAAMTAVYTAYLFAQAKARDLWQNPLLPPHFLVQALLAGAAAVHPLAAPGVRPLLAGGFAALTAAHLLLVLGEITITHGTAHAHLAVRELTRGRFAAWFRAGILLSAIGLAAPWIGLPALLAGLLGLLAYEHAYVQAGQAVPLA; from the coding sequence GTGAATCCCTCCGCCCCCTCGCCGGTCGAAACTGCGGGCGAGCCGCGCGCGCACGACGAGACGGCGGGCAGGGCGGCGCGCTGGGCCAAGGTCATCGACCACTCCCGGTGCATCGGCTGTCATGCCTGCACCACCGCATGCAAGTCGGAGAACGAAGTTCCGCTGGGGGTTACACGCACGTACGTCAAGTACGTCGATGCCGGCCACTTCCCGCGCATCCGCCGCGCGTTCCAGGTTACCCGGTGCAACCAGTGCGAGGATGCGCCGTGCGTAACGGCCTGTCCCACCTCGGCCATGTACCGCCGGTCCGACGGGATCGTGGACTTCGACAAGGAGGCGTGCATCGGCTGCAAGGCCTGCATCGCCGCCTGTCCCTACGATGCCATCTTCATCAACCCCGAGGATCATTCCGCGGAGAAGTGCAACTTCTGCGCGCACCGCCTCGACATCGGTCTCGAACCGGCGTGCGTGGTGGTGTGCCCCACGGAAGCGATCCTGGTGGGGGATCTCAACGATCCGCTGGCCAAGGTGACCCGGATGGTGCACGAGGACGCCCTCACGGTCCGGCGCCCGGAGAAGGAGACCCGCCCGAAGCTCTTCTACAAGGACGCGCGCCAGGCGACTCTGGACCCGCTGGCGGCGGCGCGGCCCGAGGGGGGTCTCTTCATGTGGAGCGAGCAGGGGAGCGGCGCCGACCAGGTGACCTCGGGCCACCCCGGGCCGGGCAACTCGTCCGCCGCCGCGATCCTGAGCTACGACGTGCCCCACAGCGCTCCCTGGGACGCGCGCGTCAGCCTCTACACCTGGACCAAGTCGATCGCGGCCGGAGCGTATCTGGCGCCCCTGCTGCTCATCCTCTTCGGGGCGCTCTCGTGGACGGACCCGCTCTGGCTCTTCGGCGCGCCGCTGCTGGCGATGGCCTTTCTGGCTGTCACCACGGGCCTTCTGATCTGGGATCTGGAGCATCCCTGGCGCTTTCACTACATCCTCCTGCGTCCCCAGTGGCGAAGTTGGCTGGTGCGGGGAGGATTCGTGCTGGCGGGTTTCGGGGCCGTGCTGGCAGGCCACCTGGGCGCGGCCTGGGCGGGAGCCTCCGGTGTCGTTCGCGTGCTGGCGCTGGCCGGAGTCCCGCTGGCCGCGATGACGGCGGTGTACACGGCCTACCTGTTCGCCCAGGCGAAGGCCCGCGACCTGTGGCAGAATCCGCTGCTGCCGCCCCACTTCCTGGTGCAGGCGCTGCTCGCGGGCGCGGCCGCGGTCCATCCCCTGGCGGCTCCCGGCGTGCGTCCGCTGCTGGCCGGAGGTTTCGCGGCCCTCACCGCCGCCCACCTCCTTCTGGTCCTGGGCGAGATCACCATCACGCACGGCACCGCCCACGCGCACCTGGCCGTCCGCGAGCTGACCCGGGGACGCTTCGCCGCGTGGTTCCGGGCAGGCATCCTCCTCAGCGCAATCGGACTCGCCGCCCCCTGGATCGGGCTGCCCGCCCTCCTCGCCGGGCTCCTGGGACTGCTGGCCTACGAGCACGCCTACGTGCAGGCAGGACAGGCCGTACCCCTGGCTTGA
- a CDS encoding YbjQ family protein: protein MMLTPRSDLAGYRIVKEFGLVRGSTIRARHLGRDILAGLKTIVGGEIHEYTKMMAEAREQAIDRMASEAAAFGANAILSVRFSTSYIMGGSAEIVVYGSAVQVEEN from the coding sequence ATGATGCTCACTCCCCGAAGCGACCTCGCAGGATACCGAATCGTGAAGGAGTTCGGCCTCGTGCGCGGCAGCACGATCCGGGCGCGCCACCTGGGCCGCGACATTCTCGCCGGCCTGAAGACCATCGTGGGCGGCGAGATCCACGAGTACACGAAGATGATGGCCGAAGCGCGCGAGCAGGCGATCGATCGCATGGCGAGCGAAGCCGCGGCGTTCGGCGCCAACGCGATTCTCTCCGTCCGCTTCTCGACCTCCTACATCATGGGAGGGTCGGCGGAGATCGTCGTTTACGGCTCCGCCGTACAGGTCGAGGAGAACTGA
- a CDS encoding ankyrin repeat domain-containing protein, which yields MTDPRPPRTRPPAMTGRYIHDVDPVDGEEAWTFFQACRDGDLDRVRKLIAHDPALVHAQHWYTQPIHFAAYANRPAVVRGLLEAGAEPGRVRFMDSGWKKLVRRAHAMGFEEVRSILEAEARARFGYHPRFANLLDAMVARDEQRVEEALRHRPCLAAAADLQGNNAVHWAVMTRQPGLLRHLVDQGADPNARRSDGQTPLQLLYNGDYEFRVWRELKGVAHPGATDVLGALVAVGATFDLSTGCATGNLQRVRALLEENPARARSLDSGRRNPLTYAARAGHLHVVGLLLDHGADPSQPEELAPDGHALWMACARGDTAMVEVLLDHGADPNSAPDSSNSCLGITVARAGDATTTIERLLRDYGATTPIWSMTAGDLADAINTRAPVARTREFAEEALARNDLALPELLLSADPDTARRLHGGSLRRGDPNVSVTSRPVLEHLLAAGFDPNRPDWQGKTALHHYAGRGDVPNARLMLEHGGNINALDDQYHGTPLAWAARKGHRDMVRFLLAVGADPALPRDLPPATPGARAHGAGDEQIVSMLAEACR from the coding sequence GTGACCGACCCTCGCCCGCCCCGCACCCGCCCGCCGGCGATGACGGGCCGGTACATCCACGATGTCGACCCGGTCGACGGCGAGGAGGCATGGACCTTCTTCCAGGCGTGCCGGGACGGTGACCTGGATCGGGTACGGAAACTGATCGCTCACGATCCCGCCCTCGTCCACGCGCAGCACTGGTACACCCAGCCGATTCACTTCGCCGCCTACGCCAACCGGCCAGCGGTGGTGCGCGGGCTGCTGGAGGCGGGCGCCGAACCGGGCCGCGTCCGCTTCATGGACTCGGGATGGAAAAAATTGGTGCGACGCGCCCATGCGATGGGATTTGAGGAAGTCCGCAGCATTCTGGAGGCCGAAGCCCGCGCCCGCTTCGGCTACCATCCCCGCTTCGCCAATCTGCTGGATGCCATGGTGGCGCGCGACGAACAGCGGGTGGAGGAGGCGCTGCGCCACAGACCGTGCCTGGCCGCTGCGGCCGACCTCCAGGGCAACAACGCGGTGCACTGGGCAGTCATGACCCGCCAGCCCGGCCTGTTGCGGCATCTGGTCGACCAGGGCGCGGACCCGAACGCCCGCCGCAGCGACGGGCAAACCCCGTTACAGCTCCTCTACAACGGAGACTACGAATTCCGGGTGTGGCGCGAACTGAAGGGCGTCGCGCACCCTGGCGCGACCGACGTGCTAGGTGCCCTCGTGGCGGTCGGCGCGACCTTCGACCTGTCCACGGGGTGCGCCACGGGCAACCTGCAGCGGGTCCGTGCCCTGCTGGAGGAGAATCCCGCGCGCGCCCGCTCCCTCGACTCGGGACGGCGCAACCCACTCACCTACGCCGCACGCGCCGGCCATCTCCACGTCGTGGGCCTGTTACTCGACCATGGCGCCGATCCGAGCCAACCGGAAGAACTCGCCCCCGACGGGCACGCGCTGTGGATGGCGTGTGCACGGGGCGACACCGCCATGGTGGAGGTGCTGCTCGACCATGGGGCCGATCCCAATTCCGCCCCCGACTCGTCCAACAGCTGTCTGGGCATCACGGTGGCCCGGGCGGGCGACGCGACGACCACGATCGAGCGCCTTCTCCGCGACTACGGTGCGACCACACCGATCTGGTCCATGACCGCGGGCGACCTGGCCGACGCGATCAACACCCGCGCACCCGTGGCACGCACACGCGAGTTTGCCGAAGAGGCCCTCGCCCGCAACGATCTGGCGCTGCCCGAACTCCTGCTCTCGGCCGACCCGGACACGGCGCGGCGCCTCCACGGTGGCTCGCTACGCCGGGGGGATCCGAATGTCAGCGTCACCTCCCGACCGGTCCTTGAGCACCTCCTCGCCGCAGGTTTCGACCCCAATCGTCCCGACTGGCAGGGCAAAACCGCGCTCCACCACTATGCCGGACGCGGCGATGTTCCCAACGCGCGCCTGATGCTCGAGCACGGCGGCAACATCAACGCCCTCGACGACCAGTACCACGGCACGCCGCTCGCCTGGGCGGCCCGCAAGGGCCATCGGGACATGGTGCGGTTTCTGCTCGCCGTGGGGGCCGATCCCGCGCTCCCCCGCGATCTTCCCCCGGCGACCCCGGGTGCACGCGCTCATGGCGCTGGCGACGAACAGATCGTCTCGATGCTCGCGGAGGCGTGTCGCTAG
- a CDS encoding DUF2442 domain-containing protein, which yields MPDAELRCLARQLSTNTCTGPEPTLVVARASELMRPDRVTLPDWVNTETRYLVVLDVPEQTVLRLASTLRLHKPDRRLQVCRDPTVVKRLVIALNRPSPWEGILDAYVLDDFLVVVLGDMSVREFPLDRLPRVRRLEPAVVDRFVIDSAGSYLHWPDLDVHMGPSQMLQAVDPMYLSDVEIRRYQMENVSQVLLDMRNDRQLKQTDIPGLSGRHVRRLEKEAARLTVDAATKFASAFGMTLSGFLDELSERITALRERTETSRPLERVLA from the coding sequence TTGCCGGACGCCGAGTTGCGCTGTTTGGCGCGACAGCTCTCTACCAACACGTGCACCGGGCCGGAGCCGACCCTGGTCGTGGCTCGGGCAAGTGAGCTGATGCGACCGGACCGGGTCACGCTACCGGACTGGGTGAATACGGAGACACGCTATCTGGTCGTGCTGGACGTGCCGGAGCAGACCGTGCTTCGTCTCGCCTCGACGCTTCGACTTCACAAGCCGGATCGGCGGCTGCAGGTGTGCCGGGACCCGACGGTTGTTAAGCGCCTTGTCATCGCGCTCAACAGGCCGTCCCCGTGGGAGGGCATCCTTGACGCATACGTCCTCGATGACTTTCTGGTGGTGGTCCTCGGGGACATGAGCGTACGGGAGTTTCCGCTCGACAGGCTTCCCCGGGTCAGGCGGCTTGAGCCAGCAGTGGTCGACCGGTTCGTGATCGATTCAGCCGGTTCCTACCTGCATTGGCCCGACCTGGATGTCCATATGGGTCCTTCTCAGATGCTGCAGGCCGTAGATCCCATGTATCTGTCCGACGTGGAAATCCGTCGATACCAGATGGAGAACGTGTCGCAGGTCCTCCTTGACATGAGAAATGATCGGCAACTGAAGCAGACGGATATCCCGGGGTTGTCAGGGCGGCACGTCCGCCGATTGGAAAAGGAAGCAGCACGCCTCACCGTTGACGCAGCCACCAAGTTCGCGAGTGCGTTCGGCATGACGCTGTCCGGGTTCCTGGACGAACTGAGCGAGCGAATAACGGCTCTGCGGGAGCGTACAGAGACAAGTCGGCCGCTCGAGCGGGTGCTGGCCTGA
- a CDS encoding cupin domain-containing protein, with translation MTRNRGVPGQVERHEGIVTVRAGGRHRAWNGIEYKTGMWAENVGSGALSMNVAMIPPGGVARAHIHVDFEVMLYILQGHVRHEFGPRLEKTLDNEAGDFIFIEPGVPHEVFNLSDTEPVLAVVARSDAREWENIVDFKRPGPGQDGG, from the coding sequence ATGACCCGAAACCGAGGAGTTCCCGGACAGGTGGAGCGCCACGAAGGGATCGTCACGGTGCGGGCCGGCGGCAGGCACCGCGCGTGGAACGGGATCGAATACAAGACGGGAATGTGGGCCGAGAACGTGGGTTCAGGCGCGCTCTCGATGAACGTGGCGATGATCCCGCCCGGCGGCGTGGCGCGGGCCCATATCCATGTGGACTTCGAGGTGATGCTCTACATCCTTCAGGGCCACGTGCGCCATGAGTTCGGGCCGCGGCTCGAGAAGACGCTCGATAACGAAGCCGGGGATTTCATCTTCATCGAGCCCGGCGTGCCGCACGAAGTGTTCAACCTCAGCGACACGGAGCCGGTGTTGGCGGTCGTCGCACGCTCCGATGCCCGCGAGTGGGAGAACATCGTCGACTTCAAGCGGCCCGGACCCGGGCAGGATGGGGGTTAG
- a CDS encoding helix-turn-helix domain-containing protein: MSRRTDEQDGAGRLGRPAGLPKRWSAQRKVEVVLRLLRGEDIGEVSREIRVAPPELERWRREFLEGGQQGLKKKNRPRRRADADPGEAGGDDDAGRVAGGASRKKGVRGRAEEALEALGRVSPATNRPYPLTMVCETWRVARSSVYAFAGATSGVRSPGARKARAEDGTE, translated from the coding sequence ATGTCTCGGAGGACGGACGAGCAGGACGGCGCGGGCCGCTTGGGGAGGCCGGCCGGCCTCCCCAAGCGGTGGAGCGCGCAGCGGAAGGTCGAGGTGGTCTTGAGGCTGCTGCGGGGGGAGGACATCGGCGAGGTGAGCCGGGAGATTCGCGTAGCGCCCCCGGAGCTGGAGCGATGGCGGCGGGAGTTCCTGGAGGGGGGCCAGCAGGGGCTGAAGAAGAAGAACCGGCCACGGCGTCGAGCTGATGCGGACCCGGGCGAAGCTGGGGGAGATGACGATGCGGGTCGAGTTGCAGGCGGAGCTTCTCGAAAAAAGGGGGTACGGGGACGAGCTGAGGAAGCTCTTGAGGCGCTTGGACGGGTGAGTCCGGCGACGAACCGCCCCTACCCGCTGACGATGGTGTGTGAGACCTGGCGGGTGGCGCGTTCGAGCGTGTACGCGTTTGCGGGGGCGACCTCCGGAGTCCGATCGCCGGGAGCCCGGAAAGCGCGGGCCGAAGACGGCACTGAGTGA